DNA from Balaenoptera acutorostrata chromosome 14, mBalAcu1.1, whole genome shotgun sequence:
CCCAGGAAAGTGGGCAGAAGGGGGAAAAACAGCAAAGAGGGATAGTTTTTGACCCCAATACTGTAATGTGCATTTAAATGAAGTATTTGGTGCCAATTTACAACATTCTCATTTTTACGCCAATAAAAGATTTCTGAAACTATGTGCTTAAAATCTGcaagttcattcattttgttataagCTACTCTTACCCTTGAAACCAATTTCAGGTAGAAGAATAGTTCCATCTTCCAAAAGGTCTTTATTTCTTAGTACTGTGTCTCTTTCCAGAAATTCGGTGGTACTATCATGCAGCTTAATTTGAAATACTTTATTACTCCGTTGGCCTAAAAGTTACtattattttcatgaaattttcCTAATCTATATCCTTTCTGGTCTACCATGGGTAgtacagcaaagttatttaaTAACGGAAGGCTTTTAATAATTAGGAGCCCAAGatgataaaattacaaatgaccAGATGAGATTTGGTGCAGCTGGGTTTAGACCTGTCTTTAACTGGCACCTGCCTACCAGGAACTCCCGTTTGGACAGGaggtgctgtccctgcttggggTGTAGGCATGGGACTTTAGTCCATGCTCAGGCAAGTGTGGAGAAATCATTACATCTCACACTTGCTTTTAGTAACTCTTCAAAACTGACACTTTGTAACTTCATAAGTCACTGCAATCATCTGTTTAGTCACCTGACAAACTAATCAAAACGgggtttaaacattttattatgcaCATTCCTTTTACAGGAATTTTgatgtttagaaagaaaataaatatcgtGCTTGATGCTTTTCATACTTCTGGGGTGACTGAGGTAACAAAACTGTATGGCTTTATTTTTCCATCCCCCATCTCGAAAGGTAACCAGAATTCCAACCAGGTACAAGGAGCTAGGTTCACAGCGAACTGCACTCAGCTTCACAGATTAAGGGTATTATACTCCACAGGATGTTCAAAGAATcaaaaaagaatttcaagtaCCAATTTCAAAATACTAATTAATATCGTCCAAAGGACAGATTGCTCTTCTTGAGATGCATCTTCTGGAGCAGAAGCCTGCTTGCGACTCGTGTCTGTACCGTCTGAATAAGCAGTCTCACCAAACGGGTGCTGTTCGACCGTCGTATCATAATACACTTTCATTTCAAATTCACTCTCGCGGTGAGACGGGTGTCCATAGATGCCTATTCCCACGGGGCGCTGGAAGTGCGCTGGTATGAAAACCACGTCCTGGCCGCAAGTGACAGACTGTAAGTCGTACTCATCAAAGCTCGGGTGCAGGGTGCTATCGGATACATACAGGTCCGCATCACCTTTCAAGCTCTGCATCTTAAGGACTATCTTTCCCTCATGATTTAACCTCAAATAGCTGTAATTCCCAGCTCCTATCTGACCCTGAACAACGTGCAAAAGGACCCATTCTTCTGGAACTTCCTCCTCGTCAGAGGCGTTCACCGAGGAGACAGCCTGAGAtgccagaagcagcagcagcgcGGTCTTCCACGGAGCCGCCATGACTGGGGCGCCTAGTGCGGTGCCTTCC
Protein-coding regions in this window:
- the C14H6orf120 gene encoding UPF0669 protein C6orf120 homolog, coding for MAAPWKTALLLLLASQAVSSVNASDEEEVPEEWVLLHVVQGQIGAGNYSYLRLNHEGKIVLKMQSLKGDADLYVSDSTLHPSFDEYDLQSVTCGQDVVFIPAHFQRPVGIGIYGHPSHRESEFEMKVYYDTTVEQHPFGETAYSDGTDTSRKQASAPEDASQEEQSVLWTILISILKLVLEILF